Proteins encoded in a region of the Podospora pseudopauciseta strain CBS 411.78 chromosome 6, whole genome shotgun sequence genome:
- a CDS encoding hypothetical protein (EggNog:ENOG503NU56; COG:P) — translation MSYNAHQTKQAARNVAWHKSKWNIFPYSRNKYTHDSTSTATWQSANDQDLEGHPLQGLPIGPSDDPRTPGIPLNGPGSTSRNINASGRAPDTTDGQFGSGETFVGSNPLSAGEQKVTSSALNKLPAMRWRFKRSVTGDATTTPEGATADGVKKKKKESSSFFKHVEPKEPFTVRNQIQRVFFNSWINVLLIAAPVGIVIANIHSVSKITVFVVNFMAIVPLAAILGFATEEIAFRTGETVGGLLNATFGNAVELIVAIIALADRQVVIVQTSLIGSILSNLLLVMGMCFFFGGLRRREQYFNTTVAQTSASLLALAVASVIVPTVFDRSSQSPQNDVAKLSRGTSVILLFVYCAYLFFQLKTHSMVFAEESQKVQAKPFTHPMRRSVPEGAVSQGLVAPAGIISGHGLGSEQSENEKIREMVTKPPMRSASGATQGGTVSNPGKGSVEEDNDKDEVTLHFLVAIATLAGSTVVIAICAEYMVDSISAITASGVVSEEFVGLILLPIVGNAAEHATAVTVAIKDKMDLAIGVAVGSSMQVALFIIPLLVIIGWGMGIDAMTLSFDPFQVAVLFVAVLLVNYLINDGKSHWLEGMLLMCLYAIIAICSWWYPTDGSSIAGGGNNRTLELSL, via the exons ATGTCTT ATAACGCCCACCAGACCAAACAAGCGGCACGCAACGTGGCCTGGCACAAGTCGAAGTGGAATATCTTCCCGTACTCACGCAACAAATACACACATGACTCTACCAGCACTGCAACATGGCAGTCGGCCAATGATCAGGATCTCGAAGGCCACCCGCTGCAGGGGTTGCCGATCGGACCGTCGGATGACCCAAGGACCCCGGGAATCCCGCTGAACGGCCCCGGGTCGACGAGCAGAAACATCAATGCATCGGGACGGGCCCCTGATACGACTGATGGCCAGTTTGGAAGTGGTGAGACGTTTGTTGGCTCGAACCCTTTGTCGGCAGGGGAGCAGAAGGTCACTAGCAGTGCGCTTAACAAGTTACCAGCGATGCGCTGGAGATTCAAACGCAGTGTCACTGGCGATGCGACGACGACACCCGAGGGGGCTACTGCCGATGgcgtcaagaagaagaaaaaggagtcGAGCAGTTTCTTCAAGCATGTCGAGCCTAAGGAGCCGTTCACAGTTAGGAACCAGATCCAACGAGTATTCTTCAATTCATGGATCAATGTGTTGCTGATTGCAGCACCGGTTGGTATTGTAATTGCCAATATTCACTCTGTCAGTAAGATTACCGTGTTTGTGGTTAATTTTATGGCAATTGTTCCCCTGGCGGCCATTCTGGGGTTTGCGACGGAGGAGATTGCGTTCAGGACGGGCGAGACTGTGGGTGGTCTATTGAATGCCACCTTTGG AAACGCAGTCGAACTGATCGTAGCCATCATCGCGCTTGCTGATCGTCAAGTCGTCATCGTTCAGACCTCCCTCATCGGCAGCATCCTCTCCAACTTACTCCTCGTCATGGGCAtgtgcttcttctttggcggGCTGCGGAGACGGGAACAAtacttcaacaccaccgttGCGCAAACTTCTGCCAGCTTGCTCGCCCTCGCCGTGGCCAGTGTGATCGTTCCGACAGTGTTTGACCGATCCAGCCAGTCGCCACAGAACGATGTTGCCAAGCTGTCTCGAGGCACCTCCGTCATTCTTCTCTTCGTTTACTGTGCCTACTTGTTCTTCCAGCTCAAGACGCACTCAATGGTCTTTGCCGAAGAAAGCCAGAAGGTTCAAGCCAAACCGTTCACCCACCCCATGCGACGCAGCGTCCCCGAAGGCGCCGTCTCTCAGGGACTCGTCGCCCCAGCTGGCATTATCAGCGGTCATGGCTTGGGGTCAGAGCAATCCGAGAATGAAAAGATCCGGGAAATGGTGACCAAGCCTCCTATGAGGAGTGCTTCGGGGGCAACCCAAGGCGGCACCGTCAGTAATCCCGGCAAAGGCAGTGTAGAGGAAGACAACGACAAAGATGAGGTTACACTGCACTTTCTCGTTGCCATCGCCACCCTCGCCGGGTCTACGGTTGTTATCGCCATTTGTGCAGAGTACATGGTTGACTCCATCagcgccatcaccgccagcgGGGTTGTTTCTGAAGAATTCGTCGGTTTGATTCTTCTTCCTATCGTGGGCAACGCAGCTGAGCACGCCACTGCTGTAACTGTTgccatcaaggacaagaTGGATCTTGCTAttggggtggcggtgggttCGAGCATGCAAGTGGCGTTGTTTATCATCCCCTTGCTTGTTATCATtgggtgggggatggggattgaTGCCATGACGCTGAGCTTTGATCCATTCCAGGTGGCGGTGTTGTTTGTTgcggtgttgctggtgaaTTATTTGATAAATGACGGGAAGAGTCattggttggaggggatgttGCTTATGTGTTTGTATGCCATCATTGCGATTTGTTCTTGGT GGTACCCGACCGATGGGAGTAGTATTGCCGGAGGGGGGAATAACAGGACTTTGGAGTTGAGTCTctag